The sequence below is a genomic window from Variovorax paradoxus B4.
GATCTCGAACGCGCGCGAGAGGTAGCCCACGTCGGCCGTCGCAAGGTTGAGCCCTTTGGCGCCGGTCGGCGGCACGATGTGCGCGGCGTCGCCGGCCAGGAACAGCGCGCCGAAGCGCATCGGTTCGGCAACGAAGCTGCGCAGCGGCGCAATGCTTTTCTCGAGCGAAGGACCGGTCACCAGCCGCTCGCGGGCTTCGGGGTCGAGCCGTGCGCGCAGCTCGTCCCAGAAGGCCTCGTCGCTCCAGTTCTGGACCCGCTCGTCAGCCGGCACCTGCACGTAGTAGCGGCTGCGGTGCGCGCTGCGCATGCTGCACAGCGCAAAGCCGCGCTCGGTGTTGGCGTAGATCAGTTCGTGCGACACCGGCGGTACGTCGGCCAGCACGCCGAGCCAGCCGAAGGGGTAGACCTTTTCGTAGGTCTGGATGGCGTCGGCCGGTACGCTGGCGCGGCTCACGCCGTGGTAGCCGTCGCAGCCGGCGATGAAATCGCATTCGATCTCGTGCGTCTGGCCGTCTTTCTCGTAGCGCACGCGCGGGCGCTGCGAATCGAAGTCATGCAGGCTGACGTTGGCTGCGCTGTAGATGGTGGCGAGGCCCTCGGCCGAACGCGCCTCCATCAGGTCGCGCGTCACTTCCGTCTGGCCATAGACCGTGACCTGCTTGCCACCCGTCAGGCCGTGCATGTCGATGCGGTGCCGTGCGCCCTTGAACAGCAGTTCGATGCCTTCGTGCGGCAGCCCCTCGGCCTTGGCGCGCGCATCGACGCCCGCGCGCGCCAGAAGATCCATGGTGACCTGCTCGAGCACGCCCGCCCGGATGCGTCCCAGCACATAGTCGCCGCTCTGACGCTCGACGATGATGTTGTCGATGCCGGCCTTGAAAAGCAGCTGTCCGAGAAGCAGGCCCGCCGGGCCCGCGCCGATGATCGCGACCTGTGTGCGCATGTTCGTGTCTCCAATGGGGTTTTCTGGAGCGTAGGGCGTGCGCGGCCGGCTGGCGCAGCGTGCGGCAAGGCTCTGTGCGATCATGCGAATGGCTGCGCGATCATCGCGCAACACTTGCACCGCGACCAGAATGACCATCGCCAAAGCCGACTTCATCGAGGGCATCGCCAAGGGAATGGCCGTGCTCGAAAGCTTCGATACCGAGCGCCAGCGCCTGAACGCGACGCTGGCCGCCGAGCGCGCCGGCCTCACGCGCGCCGCCGCGCGCCGGCACCTGCTCACGCTGGCCCACCTGGGCTACCTGGAGACCGACGGCAGCTATTTCTGGATGGCACCCAAGGTGCTGCGTTTCTCGGGCAGCTACTTGGCGTCGTCGCGCCTGCCGCGCGCACTGCAGCCCACCCTGAACCGGCTGGCGGCGCAGACCGGCGAATCGTTCTCGGCCGTGGTGCTCGATGGCGAAGAGGCGGTCATCATCGCGCGCAGCGGCGCCTACGGCACGCCGACCCGCGTGCTGGCCTATGGCCTGCACCTTGGCGCCCGCTTGCCGGCCCACGCGACATCGACCGGGCGGGTGCTGCTCGCGGCCATGGCGCCGGCCCAGTTCACGCGGTGGCTCAAGGGGCGCCACCTTGCGCGGCTCACGCCGCACACCACCACCCAGGCGCGCGGCTTGCGACAGCTGATCTCCCGCGTGCGCAAGGACGACTACTGCTTTGCCAGCGAAGAGCACGAGCTCGGCGTGCAGGCGCTCGCGGTGCCGCTGCGCGACATGCAGGGCCACACGGTGGCTGCGCTCAACGTGGTGCTGTCCGGTACGCGCTACCAGGAGGAGGCACTCCAGCGCGAAATGCTGCCGCTGCTCTTCGAAGCGGCGCGTGAAGTCAGGTCGCTGCTGTGAGATGAACTTCCACGCGGCCGCCGCCTCGAATCCCGAAACGGACGAAACAACACCATGCGACTCCTGCTTCTCGAAGACGACGTGATGATCGGCGAGGCCGTGCTCGACCTGCTGCGCGCCGAGCAATACGCCGTGGACTGGGTGAAAGACGGTGAGGCGGCCGAGTCCGCATTGCGCACCCAGCAATACGATCTCGTGCTGCTCGACCTGGGCGTGCCGCGCCGCGACGGGCTCGAGGTGCTGCGCAGCCTGCGCGCCCGCAAGCAGCGCATGCCGGTGCTGATTGCCACCGCGCGCGACTCGGTGCAGCAGCGCATCGAAGGACTCGATGCGGGGGCCGACGACTACGTGCTCAAGCCCTACGACCTCGACGAACTGCTGGCCCGCATCCGGGCCTTGCTGCGCCGTGCCGCGGGGCGCGCCGAGCCGGTGTACGAACACATGGGCGTGAGCATCAACCCGGCCACGCGCGAGGTCGCGGTGGATGGCCAGCCGGTGGTGCTTTCGGCGCGCGAGTGGGCCGTGCTCGAACCGCTGATCGCGCGGCCCGGCATGGTGCTGTCGCGCGCCCAGCTCGAGGAAAAGCTCTACAGCTGGAAGGACGAGATCAGCAGCAATGCGGTCGAGGTCTACGTGCACGGGCTGCGCAAGAAGCTGGGCGCAGAGTTGATCCGCAATGTGCGCGGTGTCGGCTACATGGTGCCGAAGACATGATCCGCGCGTTGACCGGATCGCTGCGCGCGCGCCTGCTGTGGTTCCTGCTCGCGGCCATCGTGCTGGCCGCCGGCGCGCAGGCGCTGGTGGCCTACCGCACGGTCCTGAAGGAGGCCGACGACATCTTCGACTACCACATGCAGCAGATGGCGCTGTCGTTGCGCGCCGGCCTGCCGCCGAGCGCAGCCGTGGGCGGCCTGGGCAGCGGCGAGCAGAACTTCGATTTCGTGGTGCAGGTGTGGACCGCCGACGGCGTGCGCATCTTCGAATCCGCCGAGCAGGCCGCGCTGCCGCAATTGGCGGTGCTGGGCTTTGCCGACGTGCGCGCGCGGGGGACCACCTACCGCGTGTTCTCGATGCAGACGAGCGGGCTCGTGATCCAGGTCGCGCAGGACATGGCGGCGCGCCGCAACATGGCTGGCGCGCTGGCCCTGCGCACCATCGCTCCGGTGGCGTTGATGGCGCCGCTGCTCATGCTGGTGGTGTGGTGGGTCGTGAGCCGTTCGCTCGCGCCGGTGGCGCGCGTGCGCGGGCAGGTCGCGTCGCGGCAGGCCGACGATCTTTCCCCCGTGAGTGAGGAGAACCTGCCCGACGAGGTGCGCCCGCTGGTGCACGAGCTCAACCTTCTGTTCGACCGGGTGCGGCATGCCTTCGATGCCCAGAAGCACTTCGTCGCCGACGCGGCGCACGAGTTGCGCTCGCCGCTTGCCGCGCTGAAGCTCCAGGTGCAGGGCCTGCAGCGCGCATCCGATGCCGCGTCGCGCGAGCTGGCCGTAAGCCGGCTGGTTGCAGGCATCGACCGCGCGACGCGCCTGGTCGAGCAGATGCTCGCGCTGGCCCGGCACGAGGCCAGCATGGCTGCGGGCGCAAAGTCCGAACCGGTCGACCTGGGCGAAGTGGCGCGCCTGGCCATTTCGGATGCGGTCGCGGCCGCACAGGCCCGGCGCATCGACATCGGCATCTCGCATGCCGACCCGGCCGTGGTGAACGGGCAGCCCGAGGCGCTGCGCATGCTGCTGCGCAACCTGATCGACAACGCCGTCAAGTACACGCCCGAAGAGGGGCGCGTCGACGTCGGCATCGCAAGCCTCGGCGCGTCGGTCGAGTTGAGCGTGGACGACAGCGGCCCCGGCTTGCCGCAGGAAGAGCGCGAACGCGTGCTCGACCGCTTCTATCGCTCGGGCGAGCCGCAGGCGCCGGGCAGCGGGCTCGGCCTGGCCATCGTGAAGTCGATCGCCGAATTGCATGGCGCCACGGTCGCGCTCGCGGCTTCCCCGACGCTGGGCGGCCTGCGGGTGCTGGTGCGCTTTGCCGCCAAGGCCTGAAATCGCCGCGCGTGGTTTAAGCCGCGCTTAAGCCAGCGGGCCGACATTCCTTTCATCGTGTTTGCGTGCAGACGCATTGAAAGGAAAGCTAGAAATGAACACCCGCCTGACTTCTCCCCATGCCCTGGTTCTGGCCCTGGCGACCGCCGGGGTGATCGGTGCCGTCGGTGCCGGCGCCTACACCAGTGCCCGTGCCGTGAATGCGCCGACCACCAACGCCACGAGCATGGCACCCGCAGCCATGGTGACGCTGCCCGACTTTTCGACCATCACTTCGCGTGACGGCCCCGCGGTGGTCAACATCAGCGTGACCGGCACCGCCAAGGCGTCGGGGGACCAGGCTGCGGTCGAGATGCAGGGCATCGATCCGGACGATCCGATGTTCCAGTTCTTCCGCCGCTTCCAGGGCCAGATGGGCCCGCGCGCCCAGCAGCGCGAAGTGCCGATGCGGGCGCAGGGTTCTGGCTTCATCGTGAGCCCCGACGGCATCATCATGACCAACGCGCACGTCGTGAAAGACGCCAAGGAGGTCACCGTCAAGCTGACCGACCGGCGCGAGTACCGCGCGAAGGTGCTCGGCGCCGACGCCAAGACCGACATCGCGGTGCTCAAGATCGACGCCAAGAACCTGCCCACGCTCGCGCTCGGCAACACCAAGGACCTGAAGGTCGGCGAATGGGTGCTGGCCATCGGCTCGCCCTTCGGCTTCGAGAGCACGGTGACGGCCGGCGTCGTGAGCGCCAAGGGCCGCTCACTGCCCGACGACAGCTACGTGCCGTTCATCCAGACCGACGTCGCGGTGAACCCCGGCAACTCCGGCGGCCCGCTGCTCAACACGCGCGGCGAAGTGGTCGGCATCAACTCGCAGATCTACAGCCGCAGCGGCGGCTACCAGGGCGTGTCGTTCGCCATTCCGATCGACGTGGCGGTGCAGGTGAAGGACCAGATCGTTGCAACCGGCAAGGCCACGCATGCGCGGCTCGGCGTGGCGGTGCAGGAAGTGAACCAGGCCTTTGCCGACTCCTTCAAGCTCGACAAGCCCGAGGGTGCGCTGGTCTCCAATATCGAGAAGGGCGGCCCTGGCGACAAGGCCGGCCTGAAGGCGGGCGACGTGATCCGCAAGGTGGACGGACAGCCCATCGTTTCGTCGGGCGACCTGCCCGCGGTGATCGGGCAGCTGACGCCGGGCAAGAAGGTCGCGCTCGAAGTCTGGCGCCAGGGCGAAAGGCAGGAGTTTTCCGCCCAGCTCGGCGATGCGAGCGACAAGCCCGCACAGGTCGCCAAGAACGACAGTGCGGCGGGCCAGGGCAAGCTCGGCCTCGCGCTGCGGCCGCTGCAGCCGCAGGAAAAGCGCGAGGCCGCCATCGAGAACGGGCTGCTCGTCGAGGATGTGGCCGGCCCTTCCGCCATGGCCGGCGTGCAGGCGGGCGACGTGCTGCTGGCCATCAACGGCACCCCCGCCAGGAGCCTGGAACAGGTGCGCGAGGTGGTGGCCAAGGCCGACAAGTCGGTGGCCCTTTTGATCCAGCGCGGCGAAGACAAGATCTTCGTGCCGGTGCGGATCGGCTGAAGCCCGCGCAGGGACAAAAGATGGCTTCGTCCGCGGGCGGCCTTTCGGCGCACATCCTGCCCACGTCGGCCACCATGATCGGCGTGTGCATGACCGTGATGTCGATCGGCCACCTGGGCCCGCGCGACGACCTGCGGCTCTTGATCGACCGCCTGCTGGCCATCGACGCGCTGGTCTTCCTGGCCAGCGCGCTGCTGTCTTTCATCTCGATGCGCTCGCGCAACTCGGGCGTGCGGCTGGAGGCCTGGGGCGAGATGGTCTTCATCGCGGGCCTCGCGCTGCTGGCCCTGGGCGCGGTGACGCTGGCGTTTGCGCTGCGCTGAGGCTGGCGCCCCGGCTCAGGATTCCTTGTTGCCCGGATCCTTGTCGGGAACCTGCGCGTCGAGTTCGTCCTTGATGGACTTGTTGCCCCGAAGGGCCAGAAAGAGCACGGCACCCAGGCCGATGGCAACAATCACGGCAATGAATCCGCCGTCGAAGGCCCACCACCAGAACAAACCGCCCGCAACAAGCAGCAGCGCGGTGATGAGTAGAGATTTCAAGTGCATGGCCCAAGCCGATAGTACGTTGGCGCTAATGTACGCGTCGTTACCGTTCGGCGCCTGACTTGTGGTTTGGGATATACCCTCTTTTTGGCATTTCTCGATCTGCCTTAAATGCCTTGGGGCTCCTGGCCTGCCGTGCCGCAGGGGGCGTAGCGCTCCATCGATAGATCTTCCGCGGCTCACTCCTACATGCATGCGCAAGCGAGCTGTCCTACGGTGTCCGAAACACCGGAGGTACTATCCACGCCGCGTACGCGCAAGCCTTTCCATCCTTCCGAAGATCCGAAGCTGGCATCCGAGGATCCCTCGGCCGTGATCCTACCCAAGGGACACCGCAACAGGGATATCGACACCGTGAAAGTGACGGCGGGTTCGCCAGCCGAGGAGTCCGTTGGCGGACAGACGAATTCAAAAGAGGGGATGAGCCACTCGTCCCAGACCGGAAGAATCTGAAGAGAGCGAAGACGACGGTCAGCCGTATGCCAGCGCGAGTTCCGTGATTCCTTCTGACGTGATCTTCACGACCACCGCGGATTCGTAGTTCCTGAACGAACTGCAAAGATCGAGCGGAGGAGAGATGTCCGCTTCCACGCAGCCCAGCGCCTTGAGAACCGCAATGGCCTGGATCAACTCCGGATCCCGGACATGAACCGGGAACCTGGCGTGCTCGATCTCGAGCAGGTACTCGATGGGTGTAGCTGGCACCGTCGGGCGATGATGGCCCAACCGTGACGGCTTGCGCTCAGCCTGAGCCGATGGAATTCGTGCGGATCACCCTACAGGCGTCGGACAGGGCGCATGGCCAACAGGACTGTTGCTCAGATCGGCCGCACGTCGAAGAACGCCTCATCGGTATCGCCGAGGTCGCGAAAGCCAGCAGTTCGGGCCGCGTCATAGGCCTTCATCCATCGCTTTGCCAGCGCCATCTCTTCTCTCGTGAGATCGGTTTCGCTGGACTCGCTGGCACTCTGGAACGCGCGCAATGCCCGCACGACTTCGCCGTCGAGCTGTCGATCGAGTTCGCGCCGAAAACGTTGCTCCGCAACCTTGGCGGCATCGGCCGCCGGGTGCGGATAGTCGGCGAGCCGCACGGTGTACGCGACCCGAGGTTCCGGCTCGATGTCTTCGAACCTGAAGGGCGGGTCTTCCGGGGCATCGGTGTGCGGGGCTGCGACCGGCTGTGGAACTGCGGCTTGGGGGTAAAAAAGTTCAGCCTGGTTCATGTTCATGTCCTCCGTCGAGTTCGGCAAAGCTCTGCGCACTTCCGCCGGGATCGAAACACTTTGCTGTAAACCTGTATGAATATACAGTAGTATTGGGGTATGGAAAACATGCCCGCAACTCTCTGGATTGCCGCTTGCGCGCATCGGCTGCAGCAGCAGTGGCACACCGTCGACCCGCTCGAGCTGGAGGATGTCGCCCGTGATCTGTGGCGCGATGAACGCCTGCGATCGATGCCACCCGAGGCTGCGGCCGTGGAGTGGCTGAAACCGATCACCGAGCGACTCGGCTCCGTCGGCCGGGTGGCCGCTGGCCTGGAAGTCGGCCACACCTGACATCTCGAGCCGGTGCTCGAAACCTGATTTGCAGTTGCCCCCGAATCTTGGTTTTGCGGGGCCCTTGATGTGGCGACACCTCAAGGATTCCGCCCAGCTGCGTGCTGGGCGTTTTTTTGTCTGGGCTTTGGGCTACCGAAGTTGGGTCGACCTTCGCTCGAGGCGGTATATGGCGGCGTGGAGTCGGTCGGCGCTACGGCGACTACTGGATATTTGGCGATTGCCAAATAAGCCGCTCCAAAAGGAAATGCCCCACTACCTTTTGAGTAGTGGGGCATCCAGAGGCCTTGCGGCTTGTAGTGGCTCCTCGACCTGGGCTCGAACCAGGGACCTACGGATTAACAGTCCGGCGCTCTACCAACTGAGCTATCGAGGAACAAGCCTCAGATTATAGCGTGGTTTTTTGAGCCTTTCGAGTGCGCGAATACGGCCGCCATAAATTTCTGAAAATTTTTTGACCGGTGCTCAGAGCGACACGCTCAAGCCGAGCCGCAGCGTGCGCGGCGCTCCGGGAAAGAGATAGATGTGGCCGAACTGGTAGGGCGATTCCTTCCAGTAGCGGCGGTCGAACAGGTTGTCGATGGCGATGCTCCAGCTCGTCTGGACGCCGCGCAGCCTGGTGTCGTAGCGCAGCACTGCATCGACGCGCGTCCATGAGGGCAGAGTGATCGAGCCGTCGGGCAGCACGTTGCGCCGGCCTTCATGCGAAAGCTGTCCCAGCACTTCGAGTCCGGGCACCGAAGTCACGCGGTAGGCCGCTTGCGCGCGCAACACCTGCTTGGGCACGTTGGTGGGCGACTGGCCGTTGGTGGCGGGCTCGGCGGTGCTTCCGCGGCGCTTGGCGTCGATCAAGGTCACGCTGCCGCCAAGGCGCCAGGGCCCCGTGTTCCATTGCGCGCCCGCCTCGAGCCCGCGGTGCAAGGCGCTGCCGTCGTAGCGACCGTCGCAGGGCGTGGTGCCGAGCCGGTTGCAGGCGTCGAGATTCGTCATGGGGCGCTTGATGTCGAACCACGCGAGCTGCCAGGCGAAGGCGTCGCTGCCGCCCTTGAGTCCCAGTTCCCACTGACGCGAGGTCAGTGCAGGCAGCGCCTCGCCTGCGTTGGTGTACTGCGAACTCTTGTTCGGTACCACCTGCGACTCGATGCCCTTGCCCCAGCTCGCATAGGCCAGGAGGCCCGGCTGGATGGCGTAGCTGGCGGCGATCCATGGCGTGGTGATGCCGTCCTTGTAGCCGGTGGGGCGCGAGCCATCGGTGCGGATGCTGTCGCGATCGAGCCGCGTGTGGCGCACGCCGAGCCAGGTGGTGAAGCGGCTGTTCCAGCGGATCGCGTCCTGCACCGAGAGCTCGGTGGAGCGTTCGTCGCGGTTGGTGTTGGCGTCGGTCAGCGTGGGGTCCGGCGGCACGATGGCCGTGGCCCAGACGTTGCCGGTGCCGACGTAGTTGTAGGCCTGGTCCTGGAAGCGGTTGCGCACGCGGCTCGCGAGCAGGCCGAAGCCGAGCTCGTGCCGCACGCTGCCGGTCATCACGTTGCCCTTGAGGTTCAGGCTGCCGGCTGTTTGCGTGCGCCGCTCGTTCTCGCTGCGGAAGTCGTAGAAGTCGAAGGTGCCGTCGGAGCAATAGCGGTCATAGTTGCCTTCGGCGCCGCAGCCGAAGGCGTAGGCCAGGCGGTCATCGGTCTTGAGCCTTTGCTGGCCGATCTGTGCGCTCCAGCGCCAGTCGGCATCGAGCGCCTGGCTGAAGCGCACGCTGCCGGTGAGCGCGTTGAACTCCGAAGGCTGCGACCATGGCTGGTTGTTGAGGTTGATCCTTGGATCGACCGGCGCGGGCAGCGTGCTGCCCAGCAGGCTGAAGCCGTTCTGGCTCGGCTGCGTCTTGTGGCTGCGCTCGATTTCGAATTCGAGCACCGAATCGCGCGTGATGCGCCAGTCGCCCGCCAGCGAGAACATGTTGCGGTTGCCGTCGAGGTTGTGCGTCAGCGGCTTGAGGTTTTCGTTCGCCACGTTGAGCCGATAGCCGAACTCGTGGTTTGCACCGAAGCGCCCGCCGAGGTCGAGCGCGCCGAGCACGCTGCCGCGGCTGGTGGTTTCGATGCGCAGCGTGCGCAGGTCCTGCTCGGTGGGCCGCTTGACCACGTAGTTGACCAGCCCGCCCGGTGCACTGGTGCCGGCCTGGATGCCGCTGGTGCCGCGCAGGATCTCGATGCGTTCCTTGTTGTCGAGCGGGATCGATGTCTCGGCGCTGATCGGCAAGCCCTCGCGCCGGTAGTTGAAGCGGTTGTCCAGCACGAAGCCGCGCACGGTCAGGTAGTCCCAGTAGCCGGCCGAGTTGTAGGCATCGGTCACCGAGGAGTCGAACTGCGTGAGGTCCGCGAGGCGGCGCGCACCGCTCGTGCGAAGCTGCATGCTGTCGATCACCGTGGCCGAGAGCGGCAGCTCGCGCAGCGGCACGTCGCCGAAGCCGCTCACGTCGGCTTGCGGTGCGGCATTGCTTTCGTTCACCGTGACGGCAGGCAGCTCGGTTTGCTGCTGGGCCTGCGCGCCGCCGGCGGCCAGCAGGAAAGCGGCAGCCATTGCACGCGAGACCGGCGTCAGCGGCCAGGATCGGAATTGCTTTTGTGTCATTTGTTCGTTCATGCGGAGGCGGCGCTCATGGCCGCCATCCATTGCGCGGCAGTGGCCTCGGGATCTTCTGCGGCGACAAGCGCGCGCACCACGGCGACCGAGCCGACGCCCGTGGCCAGCACCTCGGGCAGGCGCATCGCATCGATGCCGCCGATGCCCACCTGCGGATAGCCGCGCAACAGGCCCGCATAGGCCGCGAGCCGCGCCACGCCTTGCGGGGCCGTGGCCATCCTCTTGAGGGTGGTCGGATACACCGCACCCATCGCGATGTAGCTCGGGCTCACTGCATCGGCGCGCACCATCTCGGCATAGCCGTGGGTGCTGACGCCGAGCCGCAGGCCCGCATCGCGGATCTGCTGCACCTGCGCGGGCGCGAGCGCGTCGAGGTCTTCCTGCCCAAGGTGCACACCGTAGGCGCCGGCGGCGATGGCCGCCTGCCAATGATCGTTGATGAAGAGCAGCGCGTCCGTGCCGCGCACGGCATCGACGGCCGCATGTACTTCGCGTTCGATGGTTGCCGCATCGTCCGACTTGAAGCGCAACTGCACCGTGGGGACACCAGCGCGCGCCATGCGGCCGACCCATTGCGCGTCGGGCAGCACGGCGTAGAGGCCGAGCCGTTCGGGGCAGGGCGCGAAGGCGTCGCCGCGTTCGGTGGGCGGAAACGCGCGCAGGCCGAAATCGGCGGGCGTCTCGGGCCATTGGTTCGCATCGAACGCGCCGGTACGCACCGCCTGTGCCTGCCACGCTCGCGCCAGGCACTCGGCATCGATCTCGATGAAGCCGAGTGCCGTGCAGGCCTGCTTCGCGCCGCGATACACGGGGTCTTCCGAGGAGAAGCGGCCCGCCGAAATGGCTGCGGCCGTGGCGGCGCCGAAGCGCAGCCCGTGCGCCGCGACGATGGCGTGGGAGATGGCGCGGGCGTCGGTCGAAGCGCTCATTGAATGACCTTCGTGCTTCGCACTGCGGTGCGAGCTTGCTTGGGGCGGCCCGGCGCGGCGCTCATGGTGCGTGATGCCAGAAGGGCGTGCCGAGCACCGGCGTGCTGGGCTGCGCGGATTCCTGCGCGGCCATGGCGCCAGCGCGGTGGGCGGCGCGGCCGGCCTGCACGGCGTCCGCGAAGGCGCCAGCCATCGACACCGGATCCTGCGCCAGCGCCACTGCGGTGTTGAGCAGCACACCGTCGTAGCCCCATTCCATCACCTGGCAGGCATGCGAGGGCAGGCCCAGTCCCGCATCGACCAGCATCGGCACGCTGAGTCGTTCGCGCAGCAGCTGCAGCGCATAGGGATTGACCGGCCCGCGGCCGGTGCCGATGGGCGCTGCCCAGGGCATCACGGCCTGGCAGCCGACGTCGACCAGCCGCTGGCACAGCACGAGGTCCTCGGTGCAGTAGGGCAGCACCTGGAACCCGTCGCGGATCAGCTGCGATGCGGCATCGACGAGGTTCAGCGTGTCGGGCTGCAGCGTGTAGTCGTCGCCGATGAGTTCGAGCTTGATCCACGGCGTATCGAACAGCTCGCGCGCCATCTGCGCGGTGGCAATCACTTCCTGCACGCTGTGGCAGCCGGCGGTGTTGGGAAGCACGGGCACATCGAGGCGGCGCAGCAGTTCCCAGAAGCCGTTGCTCGTGTCGTTGCCGCCCGAGCCCTGGTTGGCGGTCTGACGCCGCAGCGAAGCCGTCAGCATCGCGGGCTTCGCGCGCTTCACGGCGGCTTCGAGCAGATCGGGCGAGGGATAGCGCGCGGTGCCCAGCAGCAGGCGGCTCTGGAAGGTCTGGCCGTACAGAACCAGCGGGTCGTTCGTGTTCATGGGTTTTGTCTCCATCATTCAACCGCCCGTCACGGGGCGTATCACTTCGATGCGGTCTTCGGGCTGCAGCGCGCGCGCCGCATGGGCCGAGCGCGGCACGAACTCGCGGTTCACGGCCACTGCGAACGGCGGCACGGCGTTCAGCGCGGCCAGCGCGTCGATCACGGTGGCGCCGTCCGGCAGCGTGTAAGGCTTGTCGTTGATCATGACATTCATCGTCATGCTTCGGATGTCTCCAGGCCGAGGTTCTGCGCGAGCGCAGAGCGGCCGTGCACGAGCAGCTCCATG
It includes:
- the thiS gene encoding sulfur carrier protein ThiS, yielding MTMNVMINDKPYTLPDGATVIDALAALNAVPPFAVAVNREFVPRSAHAARALQPEDRIEVIRPVTGG
- a CDS encoding DegQ family serine endoprotease; the protein is MNTRLTSPHALVLALATAGVIGAVGAGAYTSARAVNAPTTNATSMAPAAMVTLPDFSTITSRDGPAVVNISVTGTAKASGDQAAVEMQGIDPDDPMFQFFRRFQGQMGPRAQQREVPMRAQGSGFIVSPDGIIMTNAHVVKDAKEVTVKLTDRREYRAKVLGADAKTDIAVLKIDAKNLPTLALGNTKDLKVGEWVLAIGSPFGFESTVTAGVVSAKGRSLPDDSYVPFIQTDVAVNPGNSGGPLLNTRGEVVGINSQIYSRSGGYQGVSFAIPIDVAVQVKDQIVATGKATHARLGVAVQEVNQAFADSFKLDKPEGALVSNIEKGGPGDKAGLKAGDVIRKVDGQPIVSSGDLPAVIGQLTPGKKVALEVWRQGERQEFSAQLGDASDKPAQVAKNDSAAGQGKLGLALRPLQPQEKREAAIENGLLVEDVAGPSAMAGVQAGDVLLAINGTPARSLEQVREVVAKADKSVALLIQRGEDKIFVPVRIG
- a CDS encoding thiamine phosphate synthase, producing MSASTDARAISHAIVAAHGLRFGAATAAAISAGRFSSEDPVYRGAKQACTALGFIEIDAECLARAWQAQAVRTGAFDANQWPETPADFGLRAFPPTERGDAFAPCPERLGLYAVLPDAQWVGRMARAGVPTVQLRFKSDDAATIEREVHAAVDAVRGTDALLFINDHWQAAIAAGAYGVHLGQEDLDALAPAQVQQIRDAGLRLGVSTHGYAEMVRADAVSPSYIAMGAVYPTTLKRMATAPQGVARLAAYAGLLRGYPQVGIGGIDAMRLPEVLATGVGSVAVVRALVAAEDPEATAAQWMAAMSAASA
- a CDS encoding TonB-dependent siderophore receptor → MNEQMTQKQFRSWPLTPVSRAMAAAFLLAAGGAQAQQQTELPAVTVNESNAAPQADVSGFGDVPLRELPLSATVIDSMQLRTSGARRLADLTQFDSSVTDAYNSAGYWDYLTVRGFVLDNRFNYRREGLPISAETSIPLDNKERIEILRGTSGIQAGTSAPGGLVNYVVKRPTEQDLRTLRIETTSRGSVLGALDLGGRFGANHEFGYRLNVANENLKPLTHNLDGNRNMFSLAGDWRITRDSVLEFEIERSHKTQPSQNGFSLLGSTLPAPVDPRINLNNQPWSQPSEFNALTGSVRFSQALDADWRWSAQIGQQRLKTDDRLAYAFGCGAEGNYDRYCSDGTFDFYDFRSENERRTQTAGSLNLKGNVMTGSVRHELGFGLLASRVRNRFQDQAYNYVGTGNVWATAIVPPDPTLTDANTNRDERSTELSVQDAIRWNSRFTTWLGVRHTRLDRDSIRTDGSRPTGYKDGITTPWIAASYAIQPGLLAYASWGKGIESQVVPNKSSQYTNAGEALPALTSRQWELGLKGGSDAFAWQLAWFDIKRPMTNLDACNRLGTTPCDGRYDGSALHRGLEAGAQWNTGPWRLGGSVTLIDAKRRGSTAEPATNGQSPTNVPKQVLRAQAAYRVTSVPGLEVLGQLSHEGRRNVLPDGSITLPSWTRVDAVLRYDTRLRGVQTSWSIAIDNLFDRRYWKESPYQFGHIYLFPGAPRTLRLGLSVSL
- a CDS encoding ATP-binding protein is translated as MIRALTGSLRARLLWFLLAAIVLAAGAQALVAYRTVLKEADDIFDYHMQQMALSLRAGLPPSAAVGGLGSGEQNFDFVVQVWTADGVRIFESAEQAALPQLAVLGFADVRARGTTYRVFSMQTSGLVIQVAQDMAARRNMAGALALRTIAPVALMAPLLMLVVWWVVSRSLAPVARVRGQVASRQADDLSPVSEENLPDEVRPLVHELNLLFDRVRHAFDAQKHFVADAAHELRSPLAALKLQVQGLQRASDAASRELAVSRLVAGIDRATRLVEQMLALARHEASMAAGAKSEPVDLGEVARLAISDAVAAAQARRIDIGISHADPAVVNGQPEALRMLLRNLIDNAVKYTPEEGRVDVGIASLGASVELSVDDSGPGLPQEERERVLDRFYRSGEPQAPGSGLGLAIVKSIAELHGATVALAASPTLGGLRVLVRFAAKA
- a CDS encoding IclR family transcriptional regulator C-terminal domain-containing protein, whose protein sequence is MTIAKADFIEGIAKGMAVLESFDTERQRLNATLAAERAGLTRAAARRHLLTLAHLGYLETDGSYFWMAPKVLRFSGSYLASSRLPRALQPTLNRLAAQTGESFSAVVLDGEEAVIIARSGAYGTPTRVLAYGLHLGARLPAHATSTGRVLLAAMAPAQFTRWLKGRHLARLTPHTTTQARGLRQLISRVRKDDYCFASEEHELGVQALAVPLRDMQGHTVAALNVVLSGTRYQEEALQREMLPLLFEAAREVRSLL
- a CDS encoding thiazole synthase, whose product is MNTNDPLVLYGQTFQSRLLLGTARYPSPDLLEAAVKRAKPAMLTASLRRQTANQGSGGNDTSNGFWELLRRLDVPVLPNTAGCHSVQEVIATAQMARELFDTPWIKLELIGDDYTLQPDTLNLVDAASQLIRDGFQVLPYCTEDLVLCQRLVDVGCQAVMPWAAPIGTGRGPVNPYALQLLRERLSVPMLVDAGLGLPSHACQVMEWGYDGVLLNTAVALAQDPVSMAGAFADAVQAGRAAHRAGAMAAQESAQPSTPVLGTPFWHHAP
- a CDS encoding response regulator — encoded protein: MRLLLLEDDVMIGEAVLDLLRAEQYAVDWVKDGEAAESALRTQQYDLVLLDLGVPRRDGLEVLRSLRARKQRMPVLIATARDSVQQRIEGLDAGADDYVLKPYDLDELLARIRALLRRAAGRAEPVYEHMGVSINPATREVAVDGQPVVLSAREWAVLEPLIARPGMVLSRAQLEEKLYSWKDEISSNAVEVYVHGLRKKLGAELIRNVRGVGYMVPKT
- the pobA gene encoding 4-hydroxybenzoate 3-monooxygenase; amino-acid sequence: MRTQVAIIGAGPAGLLLGQLLFKAGIDNIIVERQSGDYVLGRIRAGVLEQVTMDLLARAGVDARAKAEGLPHEGIELLFKGARHRIDMHGLTGGKQVTVYGQTEVTRDLMEARSAEGLATIYSAANVSLHDFDSQRPRVRYEKDGQTHEIECDFIAGCDGYHGVSRASVPADAIQTYEKVYPFGWLGVLADVPPVSHELIYANTERGFALCSMRSAHRSRYYVQVPADERVQNWSDEAFWDELRARLDPEARERLVTGPSLEKSIAPLRSFVAEPMRFGALFLAGDAAHIVPPTGAKGLNLATADVGYLSRAFEIFYGDKSASALDRYSDLCLRRVWKAERFSWWFTSLMHRFPETGAFGQKIQEAELDYLVHSHAASTALAENYVGLPLEDF